A genomic region of Lysinibacillus sp. 2017 contains the following coding sequences:
- a CDS encoding bifunctional diguanylate cyclase/phosphodiesterase, whose amino-acid sequence MNEAMSNISIAQELSLSHYPDNLINKIFENVTEGIMITDEKKRIVNVNSAFELVTGYMKDEVIGENPSILQSGVHEKSFYIDMWNHIDKDGSWQGEIWNRRKTGEVYPEWLTIMAISNDAGKLNNYCAIFTDLSERKIVENELEKRTLSDTLTDVFNRFAFIEQMKALLEIPNGNREPIQHAVFFMDLDRFKQVNDTLGHEIGDHLLVEVSKRLKGLLKSKDILARYGGDEFVITLTNIHHPREAAKFAELVIQEIEKPIIVQNQEVFVSTSIGISIYPEDGMTTEQLLNRADKAMGFSKDNGRNCFSFYFDELKTDTNRLLVLDAELRKAIENREFTLAYQPKICVKTEAIVGVEALVRWNNEKLGFVSPTEFIEYAEESGLIIPLSEIVFDLACEGYAKLSHAGYPSVPIAINVSSLHFQQQNFLESIQSILEKNNTSAHAFEIEVTERTVMNSAAETVSKLVKLKKLGFKLSIDDFGTGYSSLSYLVRFPLDVLKIDRSFIQHISSLADKQAIVDAIIQMAHRLQMKVVAEGVESGQQVEMLRKMGCDYIQGYYYSRPLPLEELIEFIQFWELECQGRI is encoded by the coding sequence TTGAACGAAGCAATGTCGAACATTTCAATCGCACAAGAACTTTCGTTGTCGCACTATCCAGATAATCTGATTAACAAGATTTTTGAAAATGTCACAGAAGGCATTATGATTACCGATGAGAAGAAACGAATCGTGAATGTGAATTCGGCATTTGAATTGGTTACAGGCTATATGAAGGATGAAGTAATTGGAGAAAATCCATCTATTTTGCAGTCTGGAGTTCATGAAAAGTCATTTTATATAGATATGTGGAACCATATTGATAAAGATGGTAGTTGGCAAGGTGAAATTTGGAATCGACGTAAGACAGGTGAGGTATATCCTGAATGGCTTACAATTATGGCGATATCAAATGATGCAGGCAAGCTTAATAATTACTGTGCTATTTTCACTGATTTATCAGAGCGTAAAATTGTTGAAAATGAGTTAGAAAAAAGAACATTAAGTGATACATTAACGGATGTTTTTAATCGTTTTGCATTTATTGAACAAATGAAAGCATTACTAGAAATACCAAATGGTAATAGGGAACCAATTCAGCATGCTGTCTTTTTCATGGATTTAGACCGTTTTAAACAAGTCAATGATACGTTAGGTCATGAGATTGGTGATCATTTGCTAGTTGAAGTATCGAAGCGCTTAAAAGGGTTACTGAAAAGTAAAGATATTTTAGCACGTTATGGTGGGGATGAATTTGTTATTACATTAACGAATATTCATCATCCACGTGAAGCTGCAAAATTTGCGGAATTGGTTATTCAAGAAATCGAAAAACCAATTATTGTTCAAAACCAAGAAGTTTTTGTATCTACAAGTATTGGTATTAGTATTTATCCTGAAGACGGTATGACAACAGAACAATTGCTTAATCGTGCTGATAAAGCGATGGGCTTTTCAAAAGATAATGGACGAAATTGTTTTTCTTTCTATTTTGATGAGCTTAAAACAGATACAAATCGTTTATTGGTTTTAGATGCGGAATTACGAAAAGCTATTGAAAATCGTGAATTTACATTAGCCTATCAGCCAAAAATATGTGTAAAAACAGAGGCTATTGTTGGTGTTGAAGCACTCGTTCGCTGGAATAATGAAAAGTTAGGCTTTGTATCTCCGACAGAATTTATTGAATATGCTGAGGAATCAGGGCTTATCATACCACTTAGTGAAATTGTTTTTGATTTGGCATGTGAAGGGTATGCAAAATTATCGCATGCGGGCTATCCATCTGTCCCTATTGCAATAAATGTATCGAGCTTACATTTCCAACAACAGAATTTCTTAGAATCCATTCAATCGATTTTAGAAAAAAACAATACTTCTGCACATGCATTTGAAATTGAAGTAACAGAACGTACGGTTATGAATAGTGCTGCGGAAACGGTAAGTAAATTGGTTAAACTGAAGAAACTCGGGTTTAAATTATCGATTGATGATTTTGGAACGGGTTATTCATCATTAAGCTATTTAGTTCGTTTCCCATTAGATGTATTAAAAATTGACCGTAGCTTCATTCAACATATTAGTTCTTTAGCAGATAAACAAGCAATTGTAGATGCCATCATTCAAATGGCACATCGCCTGCAAATGAAAGTAGTTGCTGAAGGTGTTGAAAGTGGACAACAGGTAGAGATGTTACGTAAAATGGGCTGCGATTACATTCAAGGATATTATTACAGCAGACCACTACCACTCGAAGAATTAATTGAATTCATTCAATTTTGGGAGCTCGAGTGTCAAGGAAGGATTTAA
- a CDS encoding class I SAM-dependent RNA methyltransferase, producing MTTFNLVATAAMGLEAIVADEVRALGYETRVENGKVYFEGDELAIARTNLWLRVADRVKIVVAQFPARTFDQLFEGVKAINWEQYLPVDAAFPVSGKSVKSTLFSVPDCQAITKKAIVERMKLAYKRLGFLDESGPTFKIEISILKDVATLTIDTSGVGLHKRGYRTSQGEAPLKETLAAALVKISKWSPSRPFVDPFCGSGTIALEAAMIGQNIAPGYNREFISETWPWMKQAIWEKARDEADELADYDQELTIIGTDIDHRMVTIAQENAVEAGFGDIITFKQMQATDFTSKLTDGVIVTNPPYGERIGDVEEIEKMLREFGTVMKNYPTWSIYMLSSMEDFEVHYGKKATKKRKLFNGFIRTDLYQYWGQKSGRPQF from the coding sequence ATGACAACATTTAATTTAGTTGCAACTGCAGCAATGGGCTTAGAGGCAATCGTTGCAGATGAAGTGCGCGCATTAGGATATGAAACACGTGTCGAAAACGGCAAAGTGTATTTTGAAGGAGACGAGCTAGCGATTGCACGTACAAATCTTTGGTTACGTGTAGCAGATCGTGTCAAAATTGTCGTTGCTCAATTTCCAGCTCGTACATTTGATCAATTATTCGAAGGAGTGAAAGCAATCAACTGGGAACAATATCTACCAGTAGACGCTGCATTCCCAGTATCGGGTAAATCAGTAAAATCAACATTATTTAGTGTACCTGATTGCCAAGCGATTACGAAAAAAGCAATTGTTGAGCGTATGAAATTAGCTTATAAACGCTTAGGGTTCTTAGATGAATCTGGTCCAACATTTAAAATTGAAATTTCAATTTTAAAAGATGTCGCAACATTAACCATTGATACATCTGGTGTGGGTCTTCATAAGCGCGGCTATCGTACAAGTCAAGGGGAAGCGCCGCTTAAAGAAACATTAGCAGCAGCTTTAGTGAAAATTTCAAAATGGTCACCAAGTCGTCCATTCGTAGACCCATTTTGTGGTTCGGGAACAATTGCTCTTGAAGCAGCAATGATTGGTCAAAATATCGCTCCAGGCTACAACCGTGAATTCATTTCAGAAACATGGCCATGGATGAAGCAAGCCATTTGGGAAAAGGCACGTGATGAAGCAGATGAATTAGCTGATTACGATCAAGAGCTAACAATTATCGGAACGGATATCGATCACCGTATGGTTACAATTGCACAAGAAAATGCAGTTGAAGCAGGCTTTGGTGATATTATTACCTTTAAGCAAATGCAAGCAACAGACTTTACATCAAAATTAACAGACGGTGTTATTGTAACGAACCCACCTTATGGGGAACGTATCGGTGATGTAGAAGAAATCGAAAAAATGCTACGTGAGTTTGGAACAGTTATGAAAAACTATCCAACATGGTCTATATACATGCTTTCTTCAATGGAAGATTTCGAAGTACATTACGGTAAAAAGGCGACAAAAAAACGTAAATTATTTAATGGATTTATTCGTACAGACCTTTATCAATATTGGGGTCAAAAATCGGGTCGTCCACAATTCTAA
- the gpsB gene encoding cell division regulator GpsB, whose product MDIKLTADYILEKEFKKSMKGYNVDEVDQFLDVIREDYDTFATKIAALEEENARLKQEATTSSRKPAPTQPTTNNTNFDILKRLSNLEKHVFGSKLYE is encoded by the coding sequence ATGGACATTAAATTAACAGCTGACTATATATTAGAAAAAGAATTCAAAAAGAGCATGAAAGGTTATAACGTGGATGAGGTCGATCAATTTTTAGATGTAATTCGCGAAGATTATGATACTTTCGCTACGAAAATCGCAGCATTAGAAGAAGAAAATGCGCGTCTTAAACAAGAAGCAACTACTAGCAGTCGCAAACCGGCACCAACTCAGCCAACAACAAACAATACAAATTTTGATATTTTGAAACGTTTATCCAATTTAGAAAAACATGTTTTTGGAAGTAAACTATACGAATAG
- a CDS encoding ATP-dependent DNA helicase gives MRKSLPFELSRDLTFFESLGNWMGDVLYDELPEKGFECRDEQIFMAYQIEQALKEKNILFAEAGVGTGKTIAYLLPAVSYARYTGKPALIACADETLIDQLVKEGGDIHKLRDVLELDIDVRLAKSRDQYLCLKRFEEAEKTETEEWIDDIAFSIPDGVYAQGSMIAVQPYGERSDYSGVSDEDWQKVNYNSIMQCAVCDLRNRCGQTLHRGHYRKSSDLIICSQDFLMEHLATKESREREGQLPLLPEVSMAVLDEGHLLEYAAQKALTYKVQAFTIVELLEHLMVDGVRERTLYAIEHLQDHHELFFDQLRDDVVKSDEDRKRINKSDRLIELGKRVVAYVDQLLEEFVFESELYMIPEYELNMAEEFLEHYAAALRIFVAQGDAVDWLEDTDGEETLVIMPRLITEVLSETLFSKKMPIVFSSATLSVKKDFTYIASSLGIEKHQNFSVPSPFDYEEVMKIYLHELTQQEKTAKVESLLKDKEQTLILFKSKQAMNQFKSQLSLMTRLKVAFEGDRELSAIVRDFQNGDIKTLCSYHLWEGLDLPEEALTRVIIFDLPFPPHDPLFDAKRSFAQNPFEEVELPFMQLRLQQGMGRLIRTSKDHGDIHILLNEEEAKVKSNFIDILAVDPQ, from the coding sequence TTGAGAAAGTCTTTACCGTTTGAGCTATCAAGAGATTTAACTTTCTTTGAGTCACTAGGCAACTGGATGGGTGACGTACTATATGATGAACTACCTGAGAAGGGCTTTGAATGCCGTGATGAGCAAATTTTCATGGCGTATCAAATCGAACAAGCATTAAAAGAAAAAAATATATTATTTGCTGAGGCAGGTGTAGGTACGGGTAAAACAATTGCTTACCTTTTACCAGCTGTTTCCTATGCACGTTATACGGGGAAACCTGCTTTAATTGCATGTGCGGATGAAACTCTAATCGACCAGCTTGTAAAAGAAGGTGGCGATATTCATAAATTACGTGATGTACTAGAGCTTGATATTGACGTACGTTTAGCCAAATCACGTGACCAATATTTATGTCTAAAACGCTTTGAAGAAGCAGAAAAAACAGAAACAGAAGAATGGATTGACGATATCGCCTTTTCAATTCCAGATGGTGTTTATGCGCAAGGTAGCATGATTGCAGTTCAACCTTACGGAGAGCGCTCAGACTATTCAGGTGTCAGCGATGAAGATTGGCAAAAAGTGAACTACAACTCCATTATGCAATGTGCAGTTTGTGACTTACGTAATCGTTGTGGTCAAACGCTGCACCGTGGACATTACCGAAAATCTTCGGACCTTATTATCTGTTCTCAAGATTTCTTAATGGAGCACTTAGCGACGAAGGAATCACGTGAACGTGAAGGTCAATTGCCACTTTTACCAGAAGTGTCGATGGCTGTCCTTGATGAAGGCCATTTATTAGAATATGCAGCACAAAAGGCTTTAACGTATAAAGTACAGGCATTTACAATCGTTGAACTTTTGGAGCATTTAATGGTGGATGGTGTTCGTGAGCGTACATTATATGCAATAGAGCACTTGCAAGATCATCATGAATTATTCTTCGATCAATTACGTGATGATGTTGTAAAATCAGATGAAGATCGTAAACGAATAAATAAGTCAGACCGTTTAATCGAGCTCGGTAAACGGGTTGTTGCTTATGTGGATCAGCTATTAGAAGAATTCGTATTTGAATCAGAGCTTTATATGATTCCAGAATATGAATTAAATATGGCTGAAGAGTTTTTAGAGCACTATGCCGCGGCACTACGTATTTTTGTAGCACAAGGTGATGCCGTAGATTGGTTAGAGGATACAGATGGTGAAGAAACATTAGTCATTATGCCTCGACTTATTACAGAAGTATTATCAGAAACATTATTCTCGAAAAAAATGCCGATTGTGTTCTCATCAGCGACATTATCAGTGAAAAAAGACTTTACCTATATCGCTTCAAGCTTAGGTATCGAAAAACACCAAAACTTCAGTGTACCATCACCATTCGATTACGAAGAAGTAATGAAAATCTATTTACACGAATTAACGCAACAAGAAAAGACTGCAAAAGTAGAAAGCTTACTAAAAGACAAGGAACAAACGTTAATTTTATTTAAGTCAAAACAAGCGATGAACCAATTCAAATCACAGCTTAGCTTAATGACACGTTTAAAAGTGGCGTTTGAAGGGGACCGAGAGCTTTCAGCAATCGTCCGTGATTTCCAAAATGGTGACATTAAAACATTATGTTCATACCATTTATGGGAAGGTTTAGACTTACCTGAAGAAGCGTTAACACGTGTTATTATTTTTGATTTACCATTCCCACCACATGACCCATTATTTGATGCGAAGCGTTCATTCGCTCAAAATCCGTTTGAAGAAGTCGAGTTACCATTTATGCAACTGCGTCTTCAACAAGGGATGGGCCGTCTAATTCGTACTTCGAAGGACCATGGAGATATTCATATTTTACTAAATGAAGAAGAAGCGAAAGTAAAATCAAACTTCATCGACATTTTAGCGGTAGACCCTCAATAA
- a CDS encoding DEAD/DEAH box helicase has translation MLSKQRTIQQLLEEWQYDEELKQNIIGWHTIDAKEAAYADFPITLHPSIKKALNSRGINQLYTHQREAFDYAQQGKSFTAITPTASGKSYCYHLPVLQQILEDSSSRAIYLFPTKALAQDQKSDLNELIELMDEEILSYTYDGDTAPGIRQKIRKAGHIVMTNPDMLHSGILPHHTKWVSLFENLKFIVIDELHTYKGVFGSHVAHVIRRLQRICAFYGSEPVIICTSATIKNPKELAESLTNSKHELISKSGAPIGKKTFIFYNPPIIHPTFGVRRSAVLEVRDLSKRLYEAGIQTIIFAKSRVRVEMLVTYLKSLTAKKIQDESIQGYRGGYLPSERRTIEKGLRNGSIQMVISTNALELGVDIGQLQACIMTGYPGNIASAWQQAGRAGRRQDEALIIYVAQSTALDQYVVQHPSYLLGSSPEEARINPENMLILMDHLKCAAFELPFSMTDSYGEYEVQELLSYLEEEGVLVQTSTQWHWMSDRFPAHEISLRSAAQENVVIIDISTPANTKVIGEMDTYSAMTLLHEEAIYLHQGTQFQVEKLDWEEKKAFVREVDVDYFTDANLAVELKVLSEDKSISYKKAVVSYGDVSLLAIPTIFKKIRFNTHDNIGSGPITIPPMEMHTNATWISFDLPENWSEEQLTDALTGAAYAMASFIPLFIHCDRSDVSVVPQVKAIHNEKPTLFIYDSYPGGIGLSERMYDVLLPLLEQTTQHVELCPCPDGCPSCIGAQDSLGNSKKQVLKVLNILMNEMM, from the coding sequence ATGCTTAGTAAACAACGCACGATTCAGCAATTGCTAGAAGAATGGCAATATGATGAAGAGTTAAAACAAAATATTATCGGCTGGCATACAATTGATGCAAAAGAAGCTGCTTATGCAGACTTTCCAATAACATTACATCCCTCTATAAAGAAAGCATTAAATAGTAGGGGAATCAACCAACTGTATACACATCAGCGTGAAGCTTTTGATTATGCACAGCAAGGAAAGAGCTTTACAGCCATTACGCCAACTGCATCAGGAAAATCGTATTGTTATCATTTGCCAGTGCTGCAACAAATATTAGAGGATTCTTCGAGTCGTGCGATTTATTTATTCCCGACAAAGGCACTTGCACAAGATCAAAAGTCGGATTTGAATGAACTAATCGAGTTAATGGATGAAGAAATTTTAAGCTATACGTATGACGGGGATACTGCACCAGGTATTCGTCAAAAAATCCGGAAAGCAGGTCATATTGTGATGACAAATCCCGATATGTTGCATTCGGGTATATTGCCGCATCATACAAAATGGGTGTCGCTCTTTGAAAACTTAAAATTTATCGTTATTGATGAATTACATACGTATAAAGGTGTTTTTGGCTCCCATGTTGCACATGTTATTCGCCGATTACAGCGTATATGTGCATTTTACGGCAGTGAGCCCGTCATTATTTGTACAAGTGCTACGATTAAAAATCCGAAAGAGCTAGCGGAATCGTTAACGAACTCGAAGCATGAACTTATTTCGAAATCAGGTGCTCCAATTGGGAAAAAGACATTTATATTTTATAATCCACCCATCATTCATCCGACATTTGGCGTAAGAAGAAGTGCCGTATTAGAAGTACGAGATTTATCGAAACGACTTTATGAAGCGGGTATTCAAACGATTATTTTTGCGAAATCTCGTGTACGTGTAGAAATGCTCGTAACATACTTGAAATCATTAACTGCAAAAAAGATTCAAGACGAATCGATTCAAGGCTATCGTGGCGGGTATTTACCAAGTGAGCGCCGAACAATTGAAAAAGGACTTCGCAACGGTTCTATCCAGATGGTAATCAGTACAAATGCGTTAGAACTCGGCGTGGATATTGGCCAATTACAAGCTTGTATCATGACAGGTTACCCAGGAAATATTGCGAGTGCATGGCAGCAAGCCGGACGCGCAGGTAGACGTCAAGACGAAGCACTTATTATTTATGTTGCACAGTCTACCGCTTTAGATCAATACGTCGTACAACATCCTAGCTATTTATTAGGTAGTTCACCAGAAGAAGCGCGTATTAACCCTGAAAATATGCTGATTTTAATGGATCATTTAAAGTGTGCCGCTTTCGAATTGCCATTTTCTATGACAGATAGCTACGGAGAATATGAAGTGCAGGAGCTGCTGAGTTATTTAGAGGAAGAAGGGGTACTCGTTCAAACAAGTACACAGTGGCATTGGATGAGTGATCGATTCCCAGCACATGAAATATCCCTTCGCTCGGCAGCACAAGAAAATGTAGTAATTATTGATATTTCAACACCAGCAAATACGAAGGTTATTGGTGAGATGGACACGTATTCTGCCATGACATTACTTCATGAAGAAGCCATTTACTTACACCAAGGTACTCAGTTCCAAGTAGAAAAGCTCGACTGGGAGGAAAAAAAGGCATTTGTTCGTGAAGTGGATGTCGATTACTTTACCGATGCGAATTTAGCAGTGGAATTAAAAGTATTAAGTGAAGATAAAAGTATTTCCTATAAAAAGGCCGTTGTCAGTTACGGGGATGTTAGCTTACTAGCAATCCCTACAATCTTCAAAAAAATCCGTTTCAATACACACGATAATATTGGTTCAGGTCCTATCACGATACCACCGATGGAAATGCATACGAATGCTACGTGGATAAGTTTTGACTTACCTGAAAATTGGTCGGAGGAGCAGTTGACGGATGCATTGACTGGCGCGGCTTATGCAATGGCAAGCTTTATCCCACTATTTATACACTGCGATCGATCAGATGTATCTGTTGTGCCACAAGTGAAAGCCATTCATAATGAAAAGCCAACATTGTTTATCTATGATAGTTATCCTGGTGGTATTGGATTAAGTGAACGCATGTATGATGTGCTATTACCATTACTAGAACAAACAACGCAGCATGTCGAACTATGCCCTTGTCCAGATGGCTGTCCATCTTGCATTGGCGCGCAAGATAGTTTAGGGAATAGTAAAAAGCAAGTGTTAAAGGTACTGAACATTTTAATGAATGAAATGATGTGA
- a CDS encoding ribonuclease H-like domain-containing protein, with the protein MSYENKILQMKKMLGKKTEQKKEQAKFIKPEKPPYVEQWQQAGLELIENDFGILFKREVRYPLDYVHGNHKLRELFDSLNRWTTQEDDHPFAMTEDEVIVFFDTETTGLKGAGTYIFLLGFLEEKGEQFVLTQYVLADPSNEAAFLFESKLWQRNITVVSYNGKSFDWPQLEVRWTLNKQHIPKLKPQRQVDLLHSSKRLWKDDLSKMNLTQVEKEKLGFERQGDIPGHLAPIIYFDAIKSGNATTLMKVLIHNEWDLLSLITLYVHSTNLLLQQDGEESATTYTNIGKWFGDLKKRQTSAEILKAVTEQFDASEAGFAHFYLAFELKRTGEYELAVQAFHSAVPTLPRLKQVLAYEQLAMLYEHQLKDYQKAYELSQVGQELVTTHTYAKKEQQQRLLQNWRKRLLRLQRKMDF; encoded by the coding sequence ATGTCGTATGAAAACAAAATTTTGCAAATGAAAAAAATGCTAGGTAAAAAAACAGAGCAAAAAAAAGAACAAGCAAAATTTATAAAACCTGAAAAACCACCATATGTCGAACAGTGGCAACAAGCTGGTTTGGAACTAATTGAAAATGATTTCGGCATTCTTTTTAAACGTGAAGTGCGATACCCACTCGATTATGTGCATGGAAATCATAAGCTTAGGGAACTTTTTGACTCGCTCAATCGTTGGACTACGCAAGAAGACGATCATCCGTTTGCCATGACGGAGGATGAAGTGATCGTATTCTTTGATACAGAAACGACAGGGTTAAAAGGAGCAGGCACGTATATATTTTTACTTGGATTTTTAGAAGAAAAAGGGGAACAATTCGTATTAACACAATACGTGCTTGCTGACCCATCAAATGAAGCGGCATTTTTGTTTGAATCAAAACTTTGGCAACGCAATATTACGGTCGTTTCTTACAATGGTAAAAGTTTTGATTGGCCCCAGCTCGAAGTGCGATGGACATTAAATAAGCAGCATATCCCCAAATTAAAGCCACAGCGTCAAGTTGATTTATTGCATAGCTCAAAGCGATTATGGAAAGATGATTTATCAAAGATGAATCTAACGCAAGTGGAAAAAGAAAAGTTAGGATTCGAAAGACAGGGAGATATCCCGGGTCATTTAGCGCCAATTATTTATTTTGATGCAATAAAAAGTGGTAATGCAACGACACTGATGAAAGTTCTAATACATAATGAATGGGATTTACTTTCATTAATTACGCTTTATGTACATTCAACAAACTTATTATTACAACAAGATGGCGAAGAATCTGCAACGACGTATACGAATATTGGGAAATGGTTCGGGGATTTAAAAAAACGACAAACGAGTGCTGAAATTCTAAAGGCTGTAACAGAACAATTTGACGCAAGCGAAGCGGGTTTTGCCCATTTTTATTTAGCGTTTGAATTAAAACGAACAGGCGAATATGAATTAGCGGTTCAGGCTTTTCACTCAGCCGTGCCCACTTTACCGCGTCTGAAACAAGTTCTAGCCTATGAACAGTTGGCGATGCTTTATGAACATCAACTGAAAGACTACCAAAAGGCATACGAGCTGTCACAAGTTGGACAGGAATTAGTAACAACTCATACGTATGCAAAAAAAGAGCAGCAACAAAGGCTACTTCAAAATTGGCGAAAACGGTTATTGCGTTTACAGCGCAAAATGGATTTCTAA